The following proteins are co-located in the Apium graveolens cultivar Ventura chromosome 5, ASM990537v1, whole genome shotgun sequence genome:
- the LOC141660638 gene encoding superoxide dismutase [Cu-Zn], chloroplastic-like: protein MRQPLHAPAGCITLGIHLIKLNCVCQFGDTTNGCMSKGPHFNPEGFTHDAPEDEVRHAGDLGNFIVNADGVAEATIVNTEWELSGPNAIIGRALVVHELEDDLRKGGHELSLSTGNAGGRLACVIVSILIH from the exons ATGAGGCAACCACTACATGCTCCTGCTGGTTGCATCACCTTGG GTATTCACTTGATTAAGTTAAATTGTGTTTGTCAATTTGGGGATACTACGAATGGGTGTATGTCCAAAG GACCACATTTCAATCCGGAAGGATTCACACAcgatgctcctgaagatgaagtCCGTCATGCGGGTGACCTGGGAAACTTTATTGTTAATGCCGATG GTGTGGCAGAAGCAACAATTGTCAATAC TGAATGGGAACTTAGTGGGCCAAATGCAATAATTGGAAGAGCCTTGGTTGTTCATGAACTTGAGGATGACCTCAGAAAGg GTGGTCATGAGCTTAGCCTTTCCACTGGCAATGCAGGAGGTAGACTGGCATGTG TCATTGTCTCTATCCTTATTCATTAA
- the LOC141660637 gene encoding secreted RxLR effector protein 161-like → MEPKLLLHKDDNGEPVNPTEFKSIIGGLRYLVHTRPDIAYTVGVVSRFMERPTMLHLSAAKRILRYVRGTLDFGLLYKAGKGNYLLAGYSDSDLAGCVDDSKSTGGVAFYLDDSLITWISQKQRCVALSSCEAEFMAATAAACQGIWLQ, encoded by the coding sequence ATGGAACCAAAACTGTTGCTGCACAAAGATGATAATGGTGAACCTGTGAACCCGACagaatttaaatccataattggAGGTTTGCGCTACCTAGTGCACACCAGGCCTGATATCGCCTATACAGTAGGAGTGGTCAGTCGGTTCATGGAACGCCCAACTATGTTACATCTCTCTGCAGCTAAGAGAATATTGCGTTATGTACGAGGAACCTTGGATTTTGGATTACTGTACAAGGCTGGAAAAGGTAACTATTTACTGGCAGGTTATTCAGATAGCGACTTGGCAGGATGTGTGGACGATAGTAAGAGCACTGGTGGAGTGGCGTTTTACTTGGATGACAGTCTCATAACTTGGATTTCTCAGAAACAAAGATGTGTTGCATTATCGTCGTGTGAAGCAGAATTTATGGCAGCCACAGCAGCTGCTTGTCAAGGGATATGGCTGCAATAA
- the LOC141660635 gene encoding agamous-like MADS-box protein AGL62 — protein MTNESNLAATFSKRRAGLFKKATEICTLCGVKIALIIFSPGEKKVYSFGHPNLELLIDKFIIPQDANPAAESGVLELVDPPILAELNGHLSMLHDHLETERTSAERLEKERS, from the coding sequence ATGACTAATGAGAGTAATCTTGCAGCGACCTTCTCAAAAAGGCGTGCAGGCTTGTTCAAGAAAGCCACAGAAATCTGCACCCTCTGTGGTGTGAAAATAGCCCTCATTATTTTTTCACCAGGTGAAAAGAAGGTGTACTCTTTTGGACATCCCAACTTGGAGCTTCTCATTGATAAGTTCATTATCCCTCAAGACGCCAATCCAGCTGCTGAATCTGGTGTGCTTGAACTGGTGGATCCCCCCATTCTCGCAGAACTCAATGGTCATCTATCTATGTTGCATGACCACTTGGAAACTGAAAGGACCTCTGCTGAAAGGCTTGAAAAGGAGAGGTCATAA